A stretch of Cicer arietinum cultivar CDC Frontier isolate Library 1 chromosome 5, Cicar.CDCFrontier_v2.0, whole genome shotgun sequence DNA encodes these proteins:
- the LOC101510394 gene encoding replication factor C subunit 3, producing the protein MAEEGTYPMDIDQTNSFSSNPDKGKTVISAPNPSIGGKSTLWVEKYRPQSLDDVAAHRDIVDTIDRLTTENRLPHLLLYGPPGTGKTSTILAVARKLYGAQYHNMILELNASDDRGIDVVRQQIQDFASTQSLSFGVKPSVKLILLDEADAMTKDAQFALRRVIEKYTKSTRFALICNHVNKIIQALQSRCTRFRFAPLDAVHVTERLKHVIKAEGLDVQDSGLSALVRLSNGDMRKALNILQSTHMASQQITEEAVYLCTGNPLPKDIEQISYWLLNEQYSDSYKRIHDIKTRKGLALIDIVREVTMFVFKIKMPAAVRVQLVNDLADIEYRLSFGCNDKLQLGSVIASFTRARSALVAAAV; encoded by the exons ATGGCGGAGGAGGGTACCTATCCCATGGACATCGACCAAACGAACTCGTTTTCGTCCAATCCCGATAAGGGCAAAACTGTCATTTCAGCACCCAACCCTTCAATCGGCGGCAAGTCCACTCTCTGGGTCGAAAAGTACCGTCCTCAGTCCCTCGATGACGTCGCTGCTCACCGTGACATTGTCGACACCA TTGATAGATTAACCACTGAGAACAGATTACCCCATCTTCTGTTGTACGGTCCTCCTGGAACGGGAAAAACATCAACTATTCTCGCCGTCGCACGCAAACTTTACGGCGCTCAATACCACAATATGATTTTGGAACTCAATGCTTCAGATGATAGAGGAATTGATGTTGTTAGACAACAGATTCAAGATTTTGCTAGCACTCAAAGCTTATCATTTGG CGTCAAGCCCTCTGTAAAACTGATCTTGTTAGATGAAGCAGATGCCATGACTAAGGATGCCCAATTTGCATTACGTAGAG TTATTGAGAAATATACAAAGAGCACTAGATTTGCACTTATCTGTAATCATGTAAACAAGATTATCCAAGCACTGCAATCAAGATGCACTCGTTTTCGGTTTGCCCCTCTTGATGCTGTCCATGTCACTGAAAGGCTGAAACATGTTATTAAGGCTGAAGG GCTTGATGTTCAAGACAGTGGATTGTCTGCTCTTGTTCGGCTTAGCAATGGGGATATGAGAAAGGCGTTGAATATTCTTCAG TCAACACACATGGCCTCTCAGCAGATAACAGAAGAAGCCGTTTACCTATGCACTGGAAATCCATTGCCCAAAGACATTGAGCAAATATCTTATTGGCTTCTAAATGAACAATATTCAGATAGCTATAAAA gaaTACATGATATTAAGACAAGGAAAGGACTGGCCCTGATTGATATTGTAAGAGAAGTGACAAT GTTTGTTTTTAAGATTAAGATGCCTGCAGCTGTTCGAGTGCAGTTGGTGAATGATTTGGCCGACATAGA